From Dehalococcoidia bacterium, a single genomic window includes:
- the tatB gene encoding Sec-independent protein translocase protein TatB has product MGIFDVGPLELIVIFIVALLVFGPNRLPEFMGQVGRWVRTLRRMSDEVTREFVRELNLDEARAAPYTYQPPLPPPPPYSPPPPEPSPPPAAAAEPAPVDDLHAPTADLTAAPDRHSGDSWHGSAVPLSANGETAPAAGPLAAPLNGAGQPAEPVADPSAQRVS; this is encoded by the coding sequence ATGGGCATCTTTGATGTCGGGCCGCTCGAGCTTATCGTCATCTTCATCGTGGCGCTGCTCGTGTTTGGCCCCAATCGGCTCCCTGAATTTATGGGGCAGGTCGGGCGCTGGGTCCGAACGCTCCGGCGCATGAGCGACGAGGTCACGCGGGAGTTTGTTCGGGAGCTGAACCTCGACGAGGCGAGAGCCGCGCCCTACACCTACCAGCCGCCGCTTCCTCCCCCACCCCCGTATTCCCCGCCGCCCCCCGAACCGTCGCCTCCGCCGGCTGCGGCGGCAGAGCCCGCTCCTGTCGACGATCTCCACGCGCCAACTGCTGACCTCACGGCAGCGCCCGACAGGCACTCCGGCGACTCGTGGCATGGCTCGGCTGTCCCGCTGAGTGCTAACGGCGAGACCGCTCCCGCTGCCGGGCCGCTCGCCGCTCCCCTGAACGGCGCGGGCCAACCTGCGGAGCCCGTTGCAGACCCGTCAGCGCAGCGAGTCTCATGA
- a CDS encoding DUF192 domain-containing protein: MTWRLRLIGGLLVVVIVVVIGGAIVLPATLNSGPASPSPPRPPAWLAGRHEPYALVQVGEAAVWARLAISPEERMRGLSGVERIEPDEGMLFVYAVKGRHPFWMRGMLFSIDMIWIDTDRVVDIKPDRPVPAPNQSEVDLPIYTPTADANYVLEVNAGWAAANKITVGTPVTITFPAGVAIPR; the protein is encoded by the coding sequence ATGACCTGGCGGCTTAGGCTCATTGGCGGTTTGCTCGTCGTCGTGATCGTGGTGGTGATTGGCGGCGCGATTGTGCTGCCCGCAACGCTCAATTCTGGCCCTGCTTCTCCTTCGCCGCCGCGCCCGCCAGCGTGGCTGGCCGGCCGCCACGAGCCGTACGCGCTGGTCCAGGTCGGGGAGGCAGCGGTGTGGGCGCGGCTCGCCATCTCCCCCGAGGAGCGGATGCGTGGGCTGTCGGGCGTTGAGCGGATTGAGCCGGATGAAGGGATGCTGTTCGTCTATGCTGTCAAAGGCCGGCATCCCTTCTGGATGCGCGGCATGCTCTTCTCCATCGATATGATCTGGATCGATACCGACCGCGTCGTTGATATCAAGCCCGACCGGCCTGTGCCTGCTCCGAACCAGAGCGAGGTTGACCTGCCGATCTACACGCCGACCGCCGACGCCAACTATGTGCTCGAGGTGAACGCGGGCTGGGCGGCAGCCAACAAGATCACCGTCGGGACGCCAGTGACGATCACCTTCCCGGCCGGGGTGGCGATCCCCCGCTAA
- a CDS encoding response regulator, translated as MSKTILLVDDEDLIRLLVRTTIENEEYRLLEAADGEEALEIVRREHPDLVLLDVGMPRRNGFEVVEQIKQDPATKDTIVVMLTAHGREVDRLRGLGLGADDYFTKPFSPLDLLRKIRELLGS; from the coding sequence GTGAGCAAAACGATCCTGCTAGTCGATGATGAGGATCTGATCCGGCTGCTTGTCCGGACCACGATCGAGAACGAGGAGTATCGCCTGCTCGAGGCGGCCGACGGCGAAGAGGCGCTTGAGATCGTCCGGCGCGAACATCCTGACCTCGTCCTCCTCGATGTTGGGATGCCTCGACGGAACGGCTTTGAGGTTGTCGAGCAGATCAAGCAAGACCCGGCGACAAAAGACACGATTGTCGTGATGCTGACGGCGCATGGGCGCGAAGTCGACCGGCTGCGCGGGCTTGGTCTTGGCGCAGATGACTATTTCACCAAGCCGTTCAGCCCGCTCGACCTGCTGCGCAAGATCCGAGAACTGCTTGGCTCGTGA
- a CDS encoding site-2 protease family protein: protein MIFFILDLLARRPEMLPVVLLAYFGGLILAFTLHELAHATVASSLGDPTARNYGRLTLNPLAHLDPIGLILILLAGFGWAKPVPFNPYRLRYGPRVGSALVAAAGPAMNLVLAFLFAVPIRLGLIGLSGGVPASYGDIEGIIEFLCMTNVYLNVLLCVFNLLPLAPLDGFRIAVAVTPRDLSDTLLRLEPYGMFILFGLFALGYVFRIDVFGSTIGPVITGTTRALVGI from the coding sequence GTGATTTTCTTCATTCTCGATCTTCTCGCTCGCCGGCCCGAAATGCTGCCGGTAGTGCTCCTTGCCTACTTTGGCGGCCTCATCCTCGCGTTCACGCTTCACGAACTGGCGCATGCGACGGTCGCGTCCTCATTGGGCGACCCGACGGCGAGAAATTATGGGCGGCTGACGCTCAACCCCCTCGCCCACCTCGACCCGATCGGGCTCATCTTGATCCTGCTCGCCGGCTTTGGCTGGGCAAAGCCGGTGCCATTCAATCCGTATCGCCTGCGCTACGGTCCGCGGGTCGGGAGCGCTCTCGTCGCCGCTGCTGGCCCGGCGATGAACCTCGTTCTCGCCTTTCTGTTCGCGGTGCCGATCCGGCTCGGTCTGATCGGGCTGTCGGGAGGGGTGCCCGCCTCCTATGGCGATATCGAGGGGATCATCGAATTTCTCTGTATGACGAATGTCTACCTGAATGTCCTGCTTTGCGTCTTCAATCTGCTGCCGCTTGCGCCGCTCGACGGCTTCCGTATCGCTGTCGCCGTGACGCCGCGCGACCTCTCGGACACGCTGCTGCGCCTTGAACCATACGGGATGTTCATCCTGTTCGGGCTTTTTGCGCTTGGGTATGTCTTCCGGATCGATGTCTTCGGCAGCACGATCGGACCAGTGATCACTGGGACGACGCGGGCGTTGGTTGGGATATGA
- a CDS encoding HD domain-containing protein: MTLGRAVYRTRQFAAYTLGGWGKVDDASAVAALPPPLAALFRSMDAAARRHHLAVYRRLRARGCDTPEVLAAALLHDIGKGRVSPLERTAYVLASRVGPWLVRRLAGDGRRGWRALYRLAHHPAIGAALVQAAGGSERVVWLIANHQRRDVRDRDLQLLREADEAS; this comes from the coding sequence ATGACGCTCGGCCGCGCAGTCTACCGGACACGACAATTCGCTGCCTATACGCTTGGCGGCTGGGGTAAGGTGGACGATGCCAGCGCCGTCGCCGCCCTCCCGCCGCCGCTCGCGGCGCTCTTCCGGTCGATGGATGCTGCCGCGCGCCGCCATCATCTCGCCGTCTACCGGCGGCTGCGGGCGAGAGGCTGCGATACTCCTGAGGTGCTGGCGGCGGCGCTGCTCCATGATATCGGCAAAGGGCGAGTGTCGCCGCTCGAGCGGACGGCCTATGTGCTCGCTTCGCGTGTCGGGCCGTGGCTTGTCCGCCGGCTGGCGGGAGACGGGCGACGCGGGTGGCGCGCTCTCTACCGCTTAGCCCATCATCCGGCAATCGGCGCAGCCCTCGTTCAGGCGGCAGGCGGATCTGAACGGGTGGTTTGGCTGATTGCAAACCATCAACGGCGGGATGTGCGCGATCGGGATCTTCAGCTGTTGCGCGAAGCGGATGAAGCGAGCTAG
- a CDS encoding prephenate dehydrogenase/arogenate dehydrogenase family protein, which yields MADKIAIIGLGLIGGSIGLGLAAARKRDKSLSIEIVGHDRLPENASKAKRVGAIDKIEWNLLAAVDRAAMVIIATPVLAVRTVMEQIADTLANGATVTDTASTKAEVVQWADELLPDYVTFVGGHPMAGKELPGVENAEADLFKDAVWCLCPGRNAEQSRVDVVAAFVEVMGAKPYFVDPHEHDGLVAGISHLPIILASALVSATTADPAWREMKKLASSGYRDTSRLASGEPQMNVDICLTNRGPLLGWIDRYIEELQHYRSLIAQGHAGAEALAKEFVRVQMERDRWAYGKKDAEGEETIQKISLGQMLMGDRFSRLTEYLRQGERRRS from the coding sequence GTGGCAGATAAGATCGCGATCATCGGCCTTGGATTGATCGGAGGGTCGATCGGACTGGGGCTGGCGGCTGCCCGGAAGCGAGACAAGTCCCTCAGTATCGAGATCGTGGGGCACGACCGCCTGCCGGAAAACGCCTCGAAGGCGAAGCGCGTGGGCGCCATTGACAAGATCGAGTGGAACCTGCTCGCCGCTGTCGACCGCGCCGCTATGGTGATCATTGCCACGCCGGTGCTCGCCGTGCGCACTGTCATGGAGCAGATCGCGGATACACTTGCCAACGGCGCGACGGTCACCGACACCGCCTCGACTAAGGCGGAGGTCGTGCAGTGGGCGGATGAGCTGCTTCCGGACTACGTTACCTTTGTCGGCGGGCATCCGATGGCAGGGAAGGAGCTCCCTGGCGTCGAGAATGCCGAGGCGGACCTTTTCAAAGACGCGGTCTGGTGTCTCTGCCCGGGGCGGAATGCAGAGCAGAGCCGCGTCGATGTGGTGGCCGCGTTTGTCGAGGTGATGGGAGCAAAGCCCTACTTTGTCGACCCGCACGAGCATGACGGTCTTGTCGCGGGGATCAGCCATCTGCCGATCATCCTCGCGTCGGCGCTGGTCAGCGCCACCACTGCCGACCCGGCGTGGCGCGAGATGAAAAAGCTGGCGTCGAGCGGGTATCGCGACACCTCGCGCCTCGCTTCCGGCGAGCCACAGATGAATGTCGACATCTGCCTGACCAATCGGGGGCCGCTGCTGGGCTGGATCGACCGCTATATCGAGGAGCTCCAGCACTACCGGAGCCTGATTGCGCAGGGCCATGCCGGGGCGGAGGCGCTTGCGAAAGAGTTTGTGCGCGTCCAAATGGAACGCGACCGCTGGGCATATGGGAAGAAGGATGCCGAAGGCGAGGAGACGATCCAGAAGATCTCGCTTGGCCAGATGCTGATGGGCGACCGCTTCAGCCGCTTGACGGAGTATCTGCGGCAGGGGGAGAGGAGGCGATCGTGA
- the gmk gene encoding guanylate kinase: protein MSQRRPDVDAVLTNVGRSPVLAVLSGPSGVGKDTILACLARTGHDFVRVVTYTTRPRAAHEQHGVDYWFIEDPQEYQRLLAEDALIEHANVYGYDYGVPRKPIEEALSAGRDVLLRIDVQGALTIKSRIPSAVLIFLAAPSLAAQEARLRQRGRDDEETIRRRLATAERELQLIDAFHYVIISRDGAPEAAAEEIRAILIAERHRVQPGRPLDELRAFRLVATTS from the coding sequence GTGAGCCAACGGCGTCCCGACGTCGATGCCGTGCTCACGAACGTCGGCCGCTCGCCTGTGCTTGCGGTTCTCTCGGGGCCTTCAGGCGTTGGCAAGGACACGATCCTCGCCTGTCTCGCCCGCACGGGGCATGATTTTGTCCGCGTCGTCACCTATACCACCCGCCCGCGCGCAGCGCACGAGCAGCACGGGGTCGACTACTGGTTCATCGAAGACCCCCAGGAGTACCAACGGCTTCTTGCGGAAGACGCCTTGATCGAGCACGCCAACGTCTACGGGTACGACTACGGCGTGCCGCGCAAGCCGATTGAAGAGGCGCTGAGCGCTGGGCGCGATGTCCTCCTGCGGATCGATGTGCAGGGCGCGCTGACCATCAAAAGCCGCATCCCGAGCGCGGTGCTCATCTTTCTCGCTGCGCCGAGCCTCGCTGCTCAGGAGGCGCGCCTGCGCCAGCGGGGACGTGACGACGAGGAGACGATCCGACGGCGGCTCGCCACCGCCGAGCGCGAGCTCCAACTGATCGACGCATTCCACTATGTGATCATCAGCCGCGATGGCGCGCCAGAAGCTGCCGCCGAGGAGATACGCGCGATCCTGATTGCGGAGCGCCATCGCGTTCAGCCTGGCCGTCCGCTCGATGAGCTTCGCGCCTTCCGCCTCGTCGCGACGACCAGCTGA
- a CDS encoding rhodanese-like domain-containing protein — protein sequence MGLFDWLRRTRSSPAAASPRTPPVQDIGPAEAQALQAQGALIIDVRSQVEYETYRIPGARLIPIAQLRRDLSLLPESEVLVFVCEMGGRSATAAALAAAAGRTGVYNLAGGMQAWLAAGLPVETSSA from the coding sequence ATGGGCCTGTTCGATTGGTTGCGACGCACGCGCTCCTCACCCGCCGCTGCGTCGCCCCGCACGCCGCCAGTGCAGGATATCGGCCCGGCCGAGGCTCAAGCGTTGCAAGCGCAGGGCGCGCTGATTATCGACGTCCGAAGCCAGGTCGAATATGAGACCTACCGCATTCCGGGGGCGCGGTTGATCCCGATAGCGCAGCTTCGCCGCGATCTCTCGCTGCTTCCAGAGAGCGAGGTGCTCGTCTTTGTCTGTGAGATGGGAGGGCGCAGCGCCACTGCGGCCGCGCTGGCCGCCGCCGCGGGCCGAACTGGGGTTTACAACCTTGCGGGCGGCATGCAGGCTTGGCTCGCCGCCGGGTTGCCGGTAGAAACGTCTTCCGCCTGA
- a CDS encoding NAD+ synthase → MRLFRIALAQLNTTVGDLDGNAAKIRAAIAEAQAAGAHLVAFPELALTGYPPEDLLLKPAFLAAARDALEEIARSTVGIVAIVGVVDAAGDSYNAAAIIHNGRIVDSYRKHYLPNYGVFDEFRYFRAGDRYPVYHIHGVKVGVNICEDIWYPVGPTTVQAFGGAEVIVNINASPYHIGKWRFREKMLATRAWDCGVAVAYCNAVGGQDELVFDGGSLVFDQSASLLARSPAFEEDLLLVDLDVDAIFLARLHDPRARQSVGLFADLADKIEHILVTADPLSSPPGPRAGRIAPRADDIDEVYAALVLATRDYVRKNGFSRVHIGLSGGIDSSLVAAIAVDALGPENVIGVSMPSRFSSEASMVDARALAEALGITLITLPIDGPFQAMLDLLDPCFRGTPFGVAEENLQARIRGNVLMALSNKFNTLVLTTGNKSEMATGYSTLYGDMAGGFAVIKDVPKTLVYRLARRRNARSPVIPERVFTKAPSAELRPNQKDEDSLPPYDVLDPILELYVEQDRSPEEIVALGHDPATVSRVVRLVDRSEYKRRQAPPGVKITQRAFGRDRRLPIVNGFQGA, encoded by the coding sequence ATGCGTCTCTTTCGCATTGCGCTTGCCCAACTGAACACGACAGTCGGCGACCTTGACGGCAACGCCGCGAAGATCCGCGCCGCGATTGCGGAGGCGCAGGCAGCGGGAGCGCATCTTGTCGCCTTCCCCGAGCTGGCGCTGACAGGCTACCCGCCGGAGGACCTGCTGCTCAAGCCCGCTTTTCTCGCCGCTGCCCGCGATGCTCTCGAAGAGATCGCTCGCTCGACAGTCGGCATTGTCGCGATCGTTGGCGTTGTCGACGCGGCGGGCGACAGCTATAACGCTGCCGCCATCATCCATAACGGCCGCATCGTCGATAGCTATCGCAAGCACTACCTGCCGAACTACGGGGTTTTCGACGAGTTCCGCTACTTCCGCGCCGGCGACCGCTACCCCGTCTATCACATCCACGGCGTCAAGGTAGGGGTCAACATCTGCGAGGATATCTGGTATCCGGTCGGCCCGACGACCGTTCAGGCGTTCGGCGGCGCGGAGGTGATCGTCAATATCAATGCCTCGCCCTATCACATCGGCAAGTGGCGGTTCCGCGAGAAGATGTTGGCAACCCGGGCGTGGGACTGCGGCGTCGCGGTTGCCTACTGCAACGCCGTCGGCGGACAAGACGAACTGGTCTTCGATGGGGGCAGCTTGGTGTTTGATCAATCGGCGAGCCTGCTCGCTCGCAGTCCTGCCTTCGAGGAAGACCTCTTGCTGGTCGATCTCGATGTCGACGCCATCTTCCTTGCGCGGCTGCACGATCCGCGCGCTCGCCAAAGCGTCGGCCTTTTTGCTGACCTTGCGGACAAGATCGAGCATATTCTCGTCACAGCCGACCCCCTCTCGTCGCCGCCGGGGCCGCGCGCTGGGCGCATCGCTCCGCGCGCCGACGACATCGACGAGGTCTATGCCGCGCTCGTCCTCGCAACCCGCGACTACGTCCGAAAAAACGGCTTCTCGAGGGTGCACATCGGCTTGTCCGGCGGCATCGATTCGTCGCTTGTCGCGGCGATTGCGGTCGACGCGCTCGGCCCGGAGAACGTCATTGGGGTGTCGATGCCGTCCCGCTTCTCCTCCGAAGCGAGCATGGTCGACGCTCGCGCGCTCGCGGAAGCGCTTGGGATCACGCTGATCACCCTCCCGATCGACGGCCCGTTTCAGGCGATGCTCGATCTCCTCGACCCCTGCTTCCGCGGAACGCCGTTCGGGGTTGCCGAGGAAAATCTCCAAGCCCGGATCCGGGGCAACGTGCTGATGGCGCTCTCGAACAAGTTCAACACGCTCGTCCTGACGACGGGCAACAAGAGCGAGATGGCGACCGGCTACTCGACGCTCTATGGCGACATGGCTGGCGGCTTCGCCGTGATCAAGGACGTGCCGAAGACCCTCGTCTACCGCCTCGCTCGGCGGCGCAATGCGCGCAGCCCGGTCATCCCAGAGCGAGTGTTCACCAAAGCGCCTTCGGCGGAGCTGCGTCCCAATCAGAAAGATGAAGACAGCCTGCCGCCGTATGACGTGCTCGACCCGATCCTCGAGCTGTATGTGGAACAGGATCGCTCGCCTGAGGAGATCGTGGCGCTTGGGCACGACCCGGCGACAGTCAGCCGCGTCGTCCGCCTCGTTGATCGGAGCGAGTATAAGCGCCGGCAGGCGCCGCCTGGAGTCAAGATCACGCAGCGGGCGTTCGGCCGAGACCGGCGCCTGCCGATTGTGAACGGCTTTCAGGGCGCGTGA
- a CDS encoding bifunctional 5,10-methylenetetrahydrofolate dehydrogenase/5,10-methenyltetrahydrofolate cyclohydrolase has protein sequence MPAELLDGRATAARYLTEVKAEAARFAAEQGRKARLAVVLVGEDPASQMYVRRIVRGFGDAGLAADAVTLPQDADAASVIARIRALNDDPHVDGILLQLPLPQGLPTDAIVSAIDPEKDVDGVTPTQAGRLLLGQPALVPNTPAGGMALLEAYNIPVSGAEAVVVGRSAIVGKPLALLLLAANATVTVCHTRTRDLGAVTRRADILCVAAGRAGLIDGSMIKPGAVVLDFGVNSTESGVVGDVEAESARQVAGYLTPVPGGTGPMTNVMLMRNTLRAARARQREQPRAPLP, from the coding sequence ATGCCAGCCGAACTGCTTGACGGACGCGCGACTGCCGCGCGCTATCTTACCGAGGTGAAAGCCGAAGCGGCGCGTTTTGCCGCCGAGCAGGGGCGCAAGGCCCGTCTCGCGGTCGTTCTCGTCGGCGAGGACCCCGCCTCGCAGATGTACGTTCGCCGGATCGTCCGCGGCTTCGGCGACGCCGGGCTTGCCGCCGACGCGGTCACGCTTCCTCAAGATGCTGATGCCGCCAGCGTGATCGCCCGTATCCGCGCCCTGAACGACGATCCTCACGTCGATGGCATCCTGCTCCAGCTTCCCCTGCCACAGGGGCTTCCCACCGACGCCATCGTCTCGGCGATCGACCCTGAGAAAGATGTCGATGGGGTGACGCCAACGCAAGCCGGACGCCTGCTGCTCGGCCAGCCTGCTCTCGTCCCCAACACTCCCGCCGGCGGCATGGCGCTGCTTGAGGCGTACAACATCCCGGTCAGCGGGGCAGAGGCGGTGGTGGTCGGACGGAGCGCCATTGTCGGCAAGCCGCTTGCGCTCTTACTCCTCGCGGCCAATGCGACAGTGACGGTGTGCCATACCCGAACGCGCGACCTCGGCGCCGTTACCCGCCGCGCCGATATTCTCTGCGTCGCTGCGGGACGGGCAGGATTGATCGACGGGTCGATGATCAAACCGGGCGCGGTCGTTCTCGACTTCGGGGTCAACAGCACCGAGAGCGGGGTCGTCGGCGATGTCGAGGCGGAGTCCGCCCGCCAGGTTGCGGGCTATCTCACTCCTGTGCCCGGCGGCACCGGCCCGATGACGAACGTCATGCTGATGCGCAACACGCTGCGCGCGGCCCGCGCCCGCCAGAGGGAGCAGCCGCGCGCCCCGCTTCCCTAG
- a CDS encoding cyclodeaminase/cyclohydrolase family protein, which produces MLADQPIRQFLEALASDSPTPGGGGAAALCGALGAALVAMTANLTVGRKNYQDVDAEMRALAARADALREQLTALIDADAAAFDQVSAAYKLPRATDEEKQHRSDAIQRALKAASDPPLRMVEAARQVLELSVPAAQRGNSNVVSDAAVAAYLALAAMQSARLNVEINLRSIKDELFVRSSRERLAAAFAGAADLVATAERAFEERR; this is translated from the coding sequence GTGCTCGCAGACCAGCCCATCCGTCAGTTTCTCGAAGCGCTCGCCAGCGACTCCCCCACGCCCGGCGGCGGGGGAGCGGCGGCGCTCTGCGGCGCCCTCGGCGCTGCGCTCGTGGCGATGACCGCCAATCTGACCGTCGGACGGAAGAACTACCAAGACGTCGACGCCGAGATGCGCGCCCTCGCGGCGCGCGCAGACGCGCTTCGGGAGCAGCTGACAGCGCTGATCGACGCGGACGCAGCCGCGTTTGACCAGGTCTCGGCAGCCTACAAACTGCCTCGCGCCACCGACGAGGAGAAGCAGCATCGAAGCGACGCGATCCAGCGCGCGCTCAAAGCAGCGAGCGACCCGCCGCTGCGGATGGTCGAAGCAGCGCGCCAGGTGCTCGAATTGAGCGTGCCCGCCGCCCAGCGGGGCAACAGCAATGTCGTCTCCGATGCTGCCGTCGCCGCCTACTTAGCGCTGGCCGCAATGCAGAGCGCGCGTCTGAATGTCGAGATCAACCTTCGCTCGATCAAGGACGAGCTATTCGTCCGCTCGAGCCGAGAGCGGCTGGCGGCAGCATTTGCAGGAGCGGCGGATCTTGTCGCCACAGCGGAACGAGCGTTCGAGGAGCGGAGATAA
- a CDS encoding holo-ACP synthase: MVTAGVDLIAVDRIAATIARHGDRFLRRVFTPAELEAAGGKPASLAARFAAKEAAAKALGCGIGAIRWRDIEVMSDERGRPSLRLHGAAAARAAAIGVSQLALSLAHERALAVAVVVGH; this comes from the coding sequence ATGGTCACGGCCGGCGTTGACCTCATCGCGGTCGACCGGATCGCGGCGACGATTGCGCGCCACGGCGACCGCTTCCTGCGGCGGGTCTTTACGCCGGCGGAACTCGAGGCGGCGGGGGGAAAGCCGGCTTCTCTCGCGGCGCGTTTCGCGGCGAAAGAAGCGGCCGCCAAGGCACTTGGCTGCGGGATCGGCGCCATCAGATGGCGCGATATCGAAGTGATGAGCGACGAGCGCGGAAGACCGTCGCTGCGGCTGCACGGCGCGGCGGCAGCGCGGGCGGCAGCGATCGGCGTCTCCCAGCTTGCACTCAGTCTCGCCCATGAGCGCGCGCTTGCGGTCGCTGTTGTCGTCGGGCATTAG